In Candidatus Methylacidiphilales bacterium, a genomic segment contains:
- a CDS encoding septal ring lytic transglycosylase RlpA family protein, producing the protein MNPFKPWLSLLILIFSVSLCPAASEPQSEKSKSTPHSPAFPKKLECRASWYGGRAHGGPTASGEKFNQYALTAAHKTLPFHSRVRVTNLANGKSVIVRINDRGPFIRGREIDISYAAAKKIGMLNQGVTRVKIEML; encoded by the coding sequence ATGAATCCCTTCAAACCTTGGCTTTCTCTGTTGATCTTGATCTTCTCGGTTTCGCTCTGCCCCGCCGCGAGTGAGCCCCAATCGGAAAAAAGCAAAAGCACCCCCCATTCCCCGGCTTTTCCCAAAAAGCTTGAATGCAGGGCTTCGTGGTATGGAGGAAGGGCCCACGGCGGACCCACCGCATCGGGAGAAAAGTTCAACCAATACGCCCTGACAGCGGCCCACAAAACCCTGCCCTTCCATTCCCGGGTGCGCGTCACCAATCTCGCCAACGGGAAATCCGTCATTGTCCGCATCAATGACCGCGGCCCGTTCATCAGGGGTCGCGAAATCGACATTTCCTACGCCGCCGCCAAAAAGATCGGCATGCTCAACCAGGGCGTGACCCGGGTAAAAATCGAGATGCTCTGA
- the trpC gene encoding indole-3-glycerol phosphate synthase TrpC, which produces MSTFHNKLAEILATKRDEAARLEPLAAELRKAALKRNDFRGFRRVLFQPGAATLIAEIKKASPSVGVITDDFNPVQQAREYIHAGAHALSVLTDEKYFQGNLGYLQDIRDQVDVPLLRKDFMLTVPQIYESVIAGADAVLLIVAALEDDQLARLYHTAHDLQLDVLVEVHNLAEMDRAVDLGADIIGINNRNLKTFEVNLAATEDLAPEIPADVLGITESGIKTPADVDYCRGQGIDCFLIGETLMRSANVKQTVEELFGEGLHRP; this is translated from the coding sequence TTGAGCACCTTCCACAACAAGCTGGCCGAGATCCTCGCCACCAAGCGCGACGAGGCAGCCCGTCTGGAACCCCTGGCCGCGGAGCTGCGCAAAGCCGCGCTCAAGCGGAATGATTTCCGCGGCTTCCGACGCGTGCTTTTCCAGCCGGGCGCGGCCACGCTCATCGCCGAGATCAAAAAAGCGTCGCCCTCGGTCGGGGTGATCACGGATGACTTCAATCCGGTCCAACAGGCCCGCGAATACATCCATGCCGGAGCCCATGCGCTGTCCGTGCTCACGGACGAGAAGTATTTCCAGGGAAACCTCGGCTACCTCCAGGACATCCGCGACCAAGTGGACGTGCCGCTCCTGCGCAAGGATTTCATGCTGACCGTGCCCCAGATTTATGAATCGGTCATCGCAGGGGCCGATGCGGTCTTGTTGATTGTCGCCGCCTTGGAGGATGACCAACTGGCCCGCCTGTACCACACCGCCCACGACCTTCAACTCGATGTCCTGGTTGAAGTACACAATCTGGCCGAAATGGACCGAGCGGTCGATCTCGGGGCCGACATCATCGGAATCAACAACCGGAATTTGAAAACGTTCGAGGTCAACCTCGCCGCCACCGAGGATCTGGCCCCGGAAATTCCGGCCGATGTCCTGGGCATCACCGAAAGCGGAATCAAGACCCCGGCCGATGTCGACTATTGCCGCGGGCAGGGGATCGATTGTTTCCTCATCGGCGAGACCCTCATGCGCTCGGCCAACGTGAAGCAGACCGTGGAAGAGCTTTTCGGCGAAGGCCTGCACCGGCCCTGA